Proteins co-encoded in one Streptomyces sp. NBC_00091 genomic window:
- a CDS encoding SsgA family sporulation/cell division regulator, with protein sequence MITVIEQAVQARLVATAPKVETVPVTLCYDRSDPFAVRMAFPALATLEGVEVSWTFARELLMSGVRHPAGCGDVRVRPYDGDRTTVEFHAPEGVAIVLMTTAELQRFLERTRELVPPGLEHRYLDMDHSLDELMRGSC encoded by the coding sequence TTGATCACTGTCATCGAGCAGGCCGTGCAGGCCCGACTGGTCGCCACCGCACCGAAGGTCGAGACCGTCCCCGTCACCCTCTGCTACGACCGCTCGGATCCCTTCGCCGTCCGCATGGCCTTCCCCGCCCTGGCCACGCTGGAAGGCGTCGAGGTCTCGTGGACCTTCGCCCGGGAGCTGCTGATGTCCGGGGTCCGCCACCCGGCCGGCTGCGGTGACGTACGGGTGCGGCCGTACGACGGGGACCGGACCACCGTCGAGTTCCACGCACCCGAGGGCGTGGCGATCGTGCTGATGACCACCGCCGAGCTCCAGCGGTTCCTGGAACGCACCCGCGAACTCGTACCGCCGGGGCTGGAACACCGCTACCTCGACATGGACCACAGCCTCGACGAGCTGATGCGCGGATCCTGCTGA
- a CDS encoding oxidoreductase has product MCAAALLVGLVAAPAQADTGGGDPAAAVPGPGLRDAGWALKETGQEAANVRFRGLAVVSRQAAWVAGSKGRVLRTGDGGRSWRDVSPPGAVAEGLELRDIEAFDARRAVALSIGEGEASRVLRTEDGGATWTEAFRNPDPRAFYDCLTFFDSRHGLAVSDPVDGKFRLLATDDGGRSWRVLPDAGMPQALPGEAGFAASGQCLTAAGPRDVWLATGGGPAARVLHSADRGLTWRVADSTVPGGDPARGVFALAFRDRTTGLAVGGDYRTGQASPSAAARSADGGGSWSQAGTPPPAYRSGAAWYPYGRSTALAVGPTGTDVTTDAGRTWRPLETGSFDTVDCAADGGCWAAGEKGRVARLERR; this is encoded by the coding sequence ATGTGCGCGGCGGCTCTGCTGGTCGGGCTGGTGGCCGCACCGGCTCAGGCGGACACCGGCGGCGGCGACCCGGCCGCGGCGGTGCCCGGGCCGGGCTTGCGGGACGCCGGCTGGGCGCTCAAGGAGACCGGGCAGGAGGCCGCGAACGTCCGCTTCCGCGGCCTGGCGGTGGTCAGCCGCCAGGCCGCCTGGGTGGCCGGTTCCAAGGGGCGGGTGCTGCGCACCGGGGACGGCGGCCGCAGCTGGCGGGACGTGTCCCCGCCCGGGGCGGTGGCCGAGGGGCTGGAACTGCGCGACATCGAGGCCTTCGACGCGCGGCGGGCCGTGGCCCTGTCCATCGGCGAGGGCGAGGCCTCGCGGGTCCTGCGCACCGAGGACGGCGGCGCGACCTGGACCGAAGCCTTCCGCAACCCCGACCCGCGCGCCTTCTACGACTGCCTGACCTTCTTCGACTCCCGGCACGGGCTGGCCGTGAGCGACCCGGTGGACGGGAAGTTCCGCCTGCTGGCCACCGACGACGGCGGGCGCAGCTGGCGGGTGCTGCCGGACGCCGGGATGCCGCAGGCGCTGCCCGGCGAGGCCGGGTTCGCGGCGAGCGGCCAGTGCCTGACGGCCGCCGGGCCGCGGGACGTGTGGCTGGCCACGGGCGGGGGCCCGGCCGCGCGGGTGCTGCACTCCGCGGACCGGGGCCTGACCTGGCGGGTCGCCGACTCCACCGTCCCGGGCGGCGACCCGGCGCGCGGGGTGTTCGCCCTGGCCTTCCGCGACCGTACGACGGGCCTCGCGGTCGGCGGCGACTACCGTACGGGCCAGGCCTCGCCCAGCGCCGCGGCCCGCTCCGCCGACGGGGGCGGGAGCTGGAGCCAGGCGGGGACCCCGCCGCCCGCCTACCGCTCGGGTGCGGCCTGGTACCCGTACGGGCGCTCCACGGCCCTGGCCGTGGGCCCGACCGGCACGGACGTCACCACGGACGCGGGGCGCACCTGGCGGCCGCTGGAGACGGGCTCCTTCGACACCGTCGACTGCGCCGCCGACGGGGGCTGCTGGGCCGCGGGGGAGAAGGGGCGGGTGGCCCGGCTGGAGCGGCGCTGA
- a CDS encoding GNAT family N-acetyltransferase has product MQPRPALPADIPELIRLRAVALASLGVDPGAGDAPWRDVADGWFRERLTGRPDVHCLVVGGAPGQPLLATGMAWVTYHLPSPRWTDGRRGYLDAIVTDEAARGRGHGRRIVDGLVAWLNGIGIHYVQLHASADGEPVYRAAGFTTGLYPGMDLFTEAAP; this is encoded by the coding sequence ATGCAGCCCCGCCCCGCACTCCCCGCCGACATCCCCGAGCTGATACGCCTGCGCGCCGTCGCCCTCGCCTCCCTCGGGGTGGACCCCGGCGCCGGTGACGCCCCCTGGCGGGACGTCGCCGACGGCTGGTTCCGCGAGCGGCTGACGGGGCGGCCGGACGTGCACTGCCTGGTCGTCGGCGGCGCCCCGGGGCAGCCGCTGCTGGCCACCGGGATGGCCTGGGTGACGTACCACCTGCCCAGCCCCCGCTGGACGGACGGCCGCCGCGGCTACCTCGACGCCATCGTCACCGACGAGGCCGCCCGCGGCCGGGGCCACGGCCGCCGGATCGTCGACGGGCTGGTCGCCTGGCTGAACGGGATCGGCATCCACTACGTCCAGCTGCACGCCAGCGCCGACGGCGAACCGGTGTACCGGGCCGCCGGGTTCACCACCGGCCTCTACCCGGGCATGGACCTCTTCACCGAGGCCGCCCCCTGA
- a CDS encoding YciI family protein gives MFVMELSYTAPVESVEEEMDAHIAWLDGYYASGVFLASGRKVPRDGGIILAGGVSRAEIEKIAAEDPFTLAGVCAYRITEFIAARTSADLAPVRENPAA, from the coding sequence ATGTTCGTCATGGAGCTCTCCTACACCGCGCCCGTCGAATCCGTCGAAGAGGAGATGGACGCGCACATCGCCTGGCTGGACGGCTACTACGCGTCCGGCGTCTTCCTCGCGTCGGGCCGCAAGGTCCCGCGCGACGGCGGGATCATCCTGGCCGGCGGGGTCTCGCGCGCGGAGATCGAGAAGATCGCGGCCGAGGACCCCTTCACGCTGGCGGGCGTCTGCGCCTACCGCATCACGGAGTTCATCGCCGCCAGGACCTCGGCCGACCTCGCCCCGGTCCGCGAGAACCCCGCGGCCTGA
- a CDS encoding endonuclease V: MTSVKTPANEAEARAIQDELRSRVVLDEAGPQPGQGLVAGVDVAYDDERDLVAAAAVVLDAATLEVVAESTAVGHVSFPYVPGLLAFRELPTVLAALEALPVTPGLVVCDGYGLAHPRGFGLACHLGVVTGLPSMGVAKNPFTFTYEEPGARRGDASPLLAPDGAVVGRALRTQDGIKPVYVSVGHRVSLDGACAHALALSPRFRIPETTRHADSLCRRALREATAQDTAQDTAQDTAQDTAQDTP; this comes from the coding sequence ATGACGAGTGTGAAGACCCCCGCCAACGAGGCCGAGGCCCGGGCGATACAGGACGAACTGCGCAGCCGTGTCGTGCTCGACGAGGCCGGCCCCCAGCCCGGCCAGGGGCTGGTCGCCGGGGTGGACGTGGCCTACGACGACGAGCGCGACCTGGTCGCGGCCGCCGCCGTGGTCCTGGACGCCGCCACCCTCGAGGTCGTGGCCGAGTCCACCGCCGTCGGGCACGTCAGCTTCCCCTACGTGCCCGGCCTCCTCGCCTTCCGCGAGCTGCCGACCGTGCTCGCCGCCCTCGAGGCCCTCCCGGTCACCCCCGGCCTCGTCGTCTGCGACGGCTACGGCCTCGCCCACCCGCGCGGCTTCGGCCTGGCCTGCCACCTCGGGGTGGTCACCGGGCTCCCCAGCATGGGCGTGGCGAAGAACCCGTTCACCTTCACGTACGAGGAGCCGGGCGCCCGGCGCGGCGACGCCTCCCCGCTGCTCGCGCCCGACGGAGCCGTCGTCGGCCGGGCGCTGCGCACCCAGGACGGGATCAAGCCGGTCTACGTGTCCGTCGGCCACCGGGTCTCGCTGGACGGCGCCTGCGCCCACGCCCTGGCCCTGAGCCCCCGCTTCCGGATCCCCGAGACCACCCGCCACGCCGACTCGCTCTGCCGGCGCGCCCTGCGCGAGGCGACCGCCCAGGACACCGCCCAGGACACCGCCCAGGACACCGCCCAGGACACCGCCCAGGACACCCCCTAG
- a CDS encoding trans-acting enoyl reductase family protein, producing MNEHVHGSRPGRDFDLVLFGATGFVGALTAEYLAEHAPAGCRWALAGRDPGRLERLRERLAALNPACADLPLLRADASDRQAMRELAAGTRVLATTVGPYIWYGAELVAACAEAGTDYVDLTGEPEFVDRMYVEHDLRARETGARLVHACGFDSIPADLGAYFTVGRLPEGVPLRVDGFLRSNAMASGGTLASALTALGRGPQTLAAAHARRLHEPRLPGRRVRGPVGAPRFSRETGTWALPLPTLDPRIVARSAAALERYGPDFRYRHYASVRHLPVAVGATAAVGAAAALAQVPAARRWLMGRWEPGRGPDAERRARSWFTVRFVGEGGGRRVLTEVSGGDPGYGETAKMLAQSALCLAYDALPETSGQVTTAVAMGDALLDRLQKAGIRFRVVAED from the coding sequence ATGAACGAGCACGTCCACGGCAGCCGTCCGGGGCGGGACTTCGACCTCGTACTCTTCGGCGCCACCGGATTCGTCGGGGCGCTGACCGCCGAGTACCTCGCCGAGCACGCCCCCGCCGGCTGCCGGTGGGCCCTGGCCGGGCGGGACCCGGGCAGGCTGGAGCGGCTGCGCGAGCGGCTCGCCGCGCTCAACCCGGCCTGCGCGGACCTGCCGCTGCTGCGGGCGGACGCCTCCGACCGGCAGGCGATGCGCGAACTGGCCGCCGGCACACGGGTGCTGGCCACCACCGTGGGGCCGTACATCTGGTACGGGGCGGAGCTGGTCGCGGCCTGCGCCGAGGCGGGCACCGACTATGTGGACCTCACCGGCGAGCCGGAGTTCGTCGACCGGATGTACGTCGAGCACGACCTGCGGGCCCGTGAGACGGGGGCCCGGCTGGTGCACGCGTGCGGCTTCGACTCGATTCCGGCCGACCTCGGCGCGTACTTCACGGTGGGCCGGCTGCCCGAGGGGGTGCCGCTGCGGGTGGACGGGTTCCTGCGGTCCAACGCGATGGCCTCCGGCGGCACCCTGGCCTCCGCCCTCACCGCGCTGGGCCGGGGGCCGCAGACCCTGGCCGCCGCGCACGCCCGCCGGCTGCACGAGCCCCGGCTGCCGGGGCGCCGGGTACGCGGACCCGTGGGCGCCCCGCGGTTCAGCCGGGAGACCGGGACCTGGGCGCTGCCGCTGCCCACGCTGGACCCCCGGATCGTGGCCCGTTCGGCGGCCGCGCTGGAGCGGTACGGGCCGGACTTCCGCTACCGCCACTACGCCTCCGTACGCCACCTGCCGGTCGCGGTGGGCGCGACGGCGGCGGTGGGCGCCGCGGCGGCGCTGGCGCAGGTCCCGGCGGCCCGGCGGTGGCTGATGGGCCGCTGGGAACCGGGCCGCGGCCCGGACGCGGAGCGGCGTGCCCGCAGCTGGTTCACGGTCCGCTTCGTCGGCGAGGGCGGCGGCCGCCGCGTGCTCACCGAGGTGTCGGGCGGCGACCCGGGCTACGGGGAGACCGCGAAGATGCTGGCGCAGTCCGCGCTGTGCCTGGCCTACGACGCCCTCCCGGAGACCTCCGGCCAGGTCACCACGGCGGTGGCCATGGGCGACGCCCTGCTGGACCGCCTCCAGAAGGCGGGCATCCGCTTCCGCGTGGTGGCGGAGGACTAG
- a CDS encoding MmcQ/YjbR family DNA-binding protein: MKAAVRKWEAVREFALGLPEAVEEHPWGPEDGVVKVNKKIFVFLGNADGPQSPGLSVKLKDEALHGHAMAAPGAEPTGYGLGRAGWVSVPLGEKGAPPVEVLCEWVEESYRTVALKRHVAVLDARIARVVEPAKRETG, from the coding sequence ATGAAGGCTGCGGTGCGCAAGTGGGAGGCGGTGCGGGAGTTCGCGCTGGGGCTGCCGGAGGCCGTGGAGGAGCATCCGTGGGGGCCCGAGGACGGTGTGGTGAAGGTCAACAAGAAGATCTTCGTCTTCCTGGGGAACGCCGACGGCCCCCAGTCGCCCGGTCTCTCCGTCAAGCTCAAGGACGAGGCGCTGCACGGGCACGCCATGGCCGCCCCCGGGGCGGAGCCGACCGGGTACGGGCTCGGCCGGGCGGGGTGGGTCTCCGTGCCGCTGGGGGAGAAGGGGGCGCCGCCGGTGGAGGTGCTGTGCGAGTGGGTGGAGGAGAGCTACCGGACCGTCGCGCTCAAACGGCACGTCGCGGTCCTCGACGCCCGGATCGCGCGGGTCGTGGAACCGGCCAAACGGGAAACCGGCTAA
- a CDS encoding CaiB/BaiF CoA-transferase family protein has translation MAVTAGPLAGVRVVELAGIGPGPFAAMLLADLGADVVRVDRPGGGGLAIDPAYDITNRNKRSVLVDLKSAEGPARVLELAERADVLIEGFRPGVAERLGVGPQECLARNPRLVYGRMTGWGQEGPLAHTAGHDIAYIAVTGALGMIGNPGEPPAVPANLVGDYAGGSLYLVIGVLAALQHARTPGGAGQVVDAAIVDGTAHLTAMIHGMVAAGGWQDRRGANLLDGGCPFYGTYETADGQYMAVGALEQQFYDTFTELLGIKDEAPARKDLARWGELREAVAARFKSRTRAEWTEVFEGTDACVAPVLSLREAPHHPHLAARATFTDFGGITQPAPAPRFSATPAVITGGPAQPGADTASVARDWDVPGLAGKGA, from the coding sequence ATGGCAGTGACAGCAGGCCCGCTCGCGGGAGTACGCGTCGTCGAACTGGCGGGCATCGGCCCGGGCCCGTTCGCCGCGATGCTGCTCGCCGACCTCGGCGCCGACGTCGTCCGCGTGGACCGGCCCGGCGGCGGCGGGCTCGCGATCGACCCGGCGTACGACATCACCAACCGCAACAAGCGCTCCGTCCTGGTCGACCTGAAGTCCGCCGAGGGCCCCGCCCGGGTGCTGGAGCTGGCCGAGCGGGCCGACGTACTGATCGAGGGCTTCCGCCCCGGGGTCGCCGAGCGGCTCGGCGTCGGCCCCCAGGAGTGCCTCGCCCGCAACCCGCGGCTGGTCTACGGCCGGATGACCGGCTGGGGCCAGGAGGGCCCGCTCGCCCACACCGCCGGGCACGACATCGCGTACATCGCCGTCACCGGGGCGCTCGGCATGATCGGCAACCCGGGCGAGCCCCCGGCCGTCCCCGCCAACCTGGTCGGGGACTACGCGGGCGGCTCGCTCTACCTGGTCATCGGCGTCCTCGCCGCCCTCCAGCACGCCCGCACCCCCGGCGGCGCCGGCCAGGTCGTGGACGCCGCGATCGTCGACGGCACCGCCCACCTCACCGCCATGATCCACGGCATGGTCGCGGCCGGCGGCTGGCAGGACCGGCGCGGGGCCAACCTCCTCGACGGCGGCTGCCCCTTCTACGGCACCTACGAGACCGCCGACGGCCAGTACATGGCGGTCGGCGCGCTGGAGCAGCAGTTCTACGACACCTTCACCGAACTGCTCGGCATCAAGGACGAGGCGCCCGCCCGCAAGGACCTGGCCCGCTGGGGCGAGCTGCGCGAGGCCGTCGCCGCCCGCTTCAAGAGCCGTACGCGCGCCGAGTGGACGGAGGTCTTCGAGGGGACGGACGCCTGCGTGGCCCCGGTGCTCTCGCTGCGCGAGGCCCCGCACCACCCGCACCTCGCCGCCCGCGCCACCTTCACCGACTTCGGCGGGATCACCCAGCCCGCCCCCGCCCCCCGCTTCTCCGCGACCCCCGCCGTCATCACCGGCGGGCCCGCGCAGCCGGGGGCCGACACCGCATCCGTGGCCCGCGACTGGGACGTGCCGGGCCTCGCCGGAAAGGGCGCCTGA
- a CDS encoding LLM class F420-dependent oxidoreductase, giving the protein MELSMLLDYAGDPRRAADEAAALESAGLDAVWVAEAWGFDSPTIMGYLAARTERMKIGSAIVNVYSRTPALIAQTAAGLDAMSGGRALLGLGASGPQVVEGWHGKPYDRPLGRTRETVELCRRIWRRETIDHHGITDMPLPPEKGGRHGKPLKILTRPVRDRIPVYIASLGPANVAMTAEIADGWLPTLFVPEKAHAVWGSALAEGAAERAPELGPLQTVAGGLLAIGEDAAAARDLARPQIALYVGGMGAPGKNFYNDLAVAYGYGDAARRIQELYLSGRKRDAAAAVPDEFCELMTLCGPEGYVRERVAAFREAGVTMLNVTPVGPEPARLIETVKSWL; this is encoded by the coding sequence ATGGAACTGTCCATGCTGCTCGACTACGCGGGCGATCCGCGCCGGGCCGCCGACGAGGCGGCGGCGCTGGAGTCGGCCGGCCTCGACGCCGTGTGGGTCGCGGAGGCCTGGGGCTTCGACTCCCCGACGATCATGGGCTATCTGGCTGCGCGCACCGAGCGGATGAAGATCGGCTCGGCCATCGTCAACGTCTACTCCCGCACCCCCGCCCTCATCGCCCAGACCGCCGCCGGACTGGACGCGATGTCGGGCGGCCGGGCCCTGCTCGGGCTCGGCGCCTCCGGCCCGCAGGTGGTCGAGGGCTGGCACGGGAAGCCGTACGACAGGCCGCTCGGCCGGACCCGCGAGACGGTCGAGCTGTGCCGGCGCATCTGGCGCCGCGAGACGATCGACCACCACGGCATCACCGACATGCCGCTGCCGCCCGAGAAGGGCGGCCGGCACGGCAAGCCCCTGAAGATCCTGACCCGCCCGGTCCGCGACCGGATCCCCGTCTACATCGCTTCGCTCGGCCCGGCCAACGTGGCGATGACCGCCGAGATCGCCGACGGCTGGCTGCCCACCCTCTTCGTCCCGGAGAAGGCCCACGCCGTGTGGGGGAGCGCCCTGGCCGAGGGCGCGGCCGAACGGGCGCCGGAGCTGGGCCCGTTGCAGACCGTCGCGGGCGGCCTGCTGGCCATCGGCGAGGACGCCGCCGCCGCGCGGGACCTCGCGCGCCCCCAGATCGCCCTGTACGTCGGCGGCATGGGCGCGCCCGGCAAGAACTTCTACAACGACCTCGCCGTCGCCTACGGGTACGGGGACGCGGCCCGCAGGATCCAGGAGCTCTACCTCTCCGGCCGCAAGCGCGACGCGGCGGCGGCCGTCCCGGACGAGTTCTGCGAGCTGATGACCCTGTGCGGGCCCGAGGGGTACGTGCGCGAGCGCGTCGCGGCCTTCCGGGAGGCCGGCGTCACCATGCTCAACGTCACGCCGGTCGGCCCCGAGCCCGCCCGGCTGATCGAAACCGTCAAGAGCTGGCTGTAG
- a CDS encoding acyl-CoA dehydrogenase family protein codes for MRRRIFDADHEAFRETVRTFLNKEVLPHYEQWEKDGIVSREAWRAAGRQGLLGLAVPEEYGGGGNSDFRYAAVIAEEFTRAGAPGLAIGLHNDIIGPYLTSLGTEEQKRRWLPGFCSGETITAIAMTEPGAGSDLQGIRTSAEDRGDHWVLNGSKTFISNGILADLVIVVAKTTPEGGAHGLSLLVVERGTAGFERGRNLDKIGQKSQDTAELFFHDVRVPKENLLGELNGAFVHLMTNLAQERMGIAMAAIAAAEHLLEITTQYVKEREAFGRPLSKLQHIRFEIAEMATECAVTRTFLDRCITDHANGELDHVHASMAKWWATELQKRVADRCLQLHGGYGYMTEYRVARAFTDGRIQTIYGGTTEIMKEIIGRSLLG; via the coding sequence ATGCGACGCCGCATCTTCGACGCCGACCACGAGGCGTTCCGCGAGACCGTACGCACCTTCCTGAACAAGGAGGTGCTGCCGCACTACGAGCAGTGGGAGAAGGACGGCATCGTCAGCCGGGAGGCCTGGCGGGCCGCCGGCCGGCAGGGGCTGCTGGGCCTGGCCGTTCCCGAGGAGTACGGAGGCGGCGGGAACTCCGACTTCCGCTACGCGGCCGTGATCGCGGAGGAGTTCACCCGGGCCGGCGCCCCGGGGCTCGCCATCGGCCTGCACAACGACATCATCGGGCCCTACCTCACCTCGCTGGGCACCGAGGAGCAGAAGCGCCGCTGGCTGCCCGGCTTCTGCTCCGGCGAGACCATCACCGCGATCGCGATGACCGAGCCGGGCGCGGGATCCGACCTCCAGGGGATCCGGACCAGCGCCGAGGACCGGGGCGACCACTGGGTGCTCAACGGCTCCAAGACCTTCATCTCCAACGGCATCCTCGCCGACCTGGTGATCGTCGTCGCGAAGACCACCCCCGAGGGCGGGGCGCACGGGCTCTCGCTGCTGGTCGTCGAGCGCGGCACGGCCGGTTTCGAACGCGGCCGCAACCTCGACAAGATCGGCCAGAAGTCCCAGGACACCGCCGAGCTGTTCTTCCACGACGTACGCGTCCCCAAGGAGAACCTGCTCGGCGAGCTGAACGGCGCGTTCGTCCACCTGATGACCAACCTCGCGCAGGAGCGGATGGGCATCGCGATGGCCGCCATCGCCGCCGCCGAACACCTGCTGGAGATCACCACGCAGTACGTGAAGGAGCGTGAGGCCTTCGGGCGCCCGCTCTCCAAGCTCCAGCACATCCGCTTCGAGATCGCCGAGATGGCCACCGAGTGCGCGGTCACCCGTACCTTCCTCGACCGCTGCATCACCGACCACGCGAACGGCGAACTGGACCACGTCCACGCCTCGATGGCCAAGTGGTGGGCCACCGAGCTCCAGAAGCGGGTCGCCGACCGCTGCCTGCAACTGCACGGCGGGTACGGGTACATGACCGAATACCGGGTCGCGCGGGCCTTCACCGACGGCCGTATCCAGACCATCTACGGCGGCACGACCGAGATCATGAAAGAGATCATCGGCCGCTCCCTCCTCGGCTAA
- a CDS encoding acetyl-CoA C-acetyltransferase, which produces MSTEAYVYDAIRTPRGRGKANGALHGTKPIDLVVGLIHALRERNPGLDPATIDDIVLGVVGPVGDQGSDIARIAAIAAGLPDTVAGVQENRFCASGLEAVNLAAAKVRSGWEDLVLAGGVESMSRVPMASDGGAWFADPMTNWDTGFVPQGIGADLIATIEGFSRRDVDEYAALSQERAATAIKEGRFAKSVVPVTDRNGLVVLDHEEFVRPGTTADTLAKLKPSFADIGDLGGFDAVALQKYHWVEKIDHVHHAGNSSGIVDGASLVAIGTREAGERNGLRPRARIVSAAVSGSEPTIMLTGPAPATRKALAKAGLTIDDIDLIEMNEAFAGVVLRFVKDMGVSLDKVNVNGGAIALGHPLGATGAMLLGTVVDELERQDKRYGLVTLCVGGGMGVATIVERV; this is translated from the coding sequence GTGAGCACCGAAGCTTACGTATACGACGCGATCCGCACCCCGCGCGGCCGCGGCAAGGCCAACGGCGCCCTGCACGGCACGAAGCCGATCGACCTGGTCGTCGGCCTCATCCACGCCCTGCGCGAGCGCAACCCCGGGCTGGACCCGGCGACCATCGACGACATCGTGCTCGGCGTCGTCGGCCCGGTCGGCGACCAGGGCTCCGACATCGCCCGTATCGCGGCCATCGCCGCGGGCCTCCCCGACACGGTGGCCGGCGTACAGGAGAACCGCTTCTGTGCCTCCGGCCTGGAAGCCGTCAACCTGGCCGCCGCCAAGGTCCGCTCCGGCTGGGAGGACCTGGTCCTCGCGGGCGGCGTGGAGTCCATGTCCCGCGTCCCGATGGCCTCCGACGGCGGCGCCTGGTTCGCCGACCCCATGACCAACTGGGACACCGGTTTCGTCCCGCAGGGCATCGGCGCCGACCTGATCGCCACCATCGAGGGATTCTCCCGGCGCGACGTGGACGAGTACGCCGCCCTCTCCCAGGAGCGGGCCGCCACGGCCATCAAGGAGGGCCGCTTCGCGAAGTCCGTGGTCCCGGTCACCGACCGCAACGGCCTGGTCGTCCTGGACCACGAGGAGTTCGTCCGCCCGGGGACCACCGCCGACACCCTGGCCAAGCTGAAGCCCTCCTTCGCCGACATCGGCGACCTCGGCGGCTTCGACGCCGTCGCCCTGCAGAAGTACCACTGGGTGGAGAAGATCGACCACGTCCACCACGCGGGCAACTCCTCCGGCATCGTCGACGGCGCCTCCCTCGTCGCCATCGGCACCCGCGAGGCCGGTGAGCGGAACGGCCTGCGCCCCCGCGCGCGGATCGTCTCGGCCGCCGTCTCCGGCTCCGAGCCCACCATCATGCTCACCGGCCCCGCCCCGGCCACCCGCAAGGCCCTCGCCAAGGCCGGCCTCACCATCGACGACATCGACCTGATCGAGATGAACGAGGCCTTCGCGGGCGTCGTGCTGCGCTTCGTCAAGGACATGGGCGTCTCCCTCGACAAGGTCAACGTCAACGGCGGCGCCATCGCGCTCGGCCACCCGCTCGGCGCCACCGGCGCCATGCTGCTGGGCACCGTCGTCGACGAACTGGAGCGCCAGGACAAGCGCTACGGGCTCGTCACCCTCTGCGTCGGCGGTGGCATGGGCGTCGCCACCATCGTCGAACGCGTCTGA